GCGAATGCGAATGCCTTCATGTCAGCGCGTggaccacacgcacacacacacacacacgaaaagaacgaaggcagcggcacattccggcaaacagtgaaatctatcaccaccacaaggagagggtatggtggggggaaaataaaaaaggaatatcaaTGCCTCACCTGAGGGGCACTGAGGGATCTAATGTCAAGGTGGCAAACCAAAGGTCTCCTGATGTAGGATGTTTAGCTGGAAGCGTGTGACACAGCCTTCGTCCCCTCTGCCATCGCGTGCTTCGCGAGGTCAGCAGGCAGCACAAGGCGCACAGCCGTCTGCAACTCGCGAGCGCCCAGGGTCCGCTTCCGGTTCACACGCACGATCGTAGCAGCCTCTGCAGCAATGCGCTCAAACAGGTCGTTCACAAATGAGTTCACGATCTTCATCGTCCGGCTGGTCATCGACATCTGGCTGTTGATCGAGCGGAGTGAGCGGCTGACGTAGACGTTCCATGTGCGCTTGCGCTGGCGCCGcgtcttcttcgcctccttgcGCGTCTTGGCCGGTGTGCTCTTAGGAGTGGCCATCGTTCCCTTGTAGATTGTTGATGCGAGTTGCCTGAGGTAGCTTGTAGCGTGAAATCTatgcacacaccaacaaatcggaggtaacagcaccgcaatacaatgtggaagagaagaaatgaaaaaagaagtagttgcacttcaacgcacaggtaacacgagggcagcgcacgcaagtcaaaggggagaggaagattatgtgaccgcacagcaacagcagcaagcgcGGGTAACAGCTGACAGCGACTTCTTTGCCATGACACGCTGCCTTGCATAGCAGTACATAGCGCCTGCGGCCACACCGATACATACACACTGTGAAATGCGCTAGCGGTGCCAAAAGCGAATGCGAATGCCTTCGTGTCAGCGCGTggaccacacgcacacacacacacacacacgaaaagaacgaaggcagcggcacattccggcaaacagtgaaatctatcaccaccacaaggagagggtatggtggggggaaaataaaaaagaaaaggaatatcaATGCCTCACCTGAGGGGCACTGAGGGATCTAATGTCAAGGTGGCAAACCAAAGGTCTCCTGATGTAGGATGTTTAGCTGGAAGCGTGTGACACAGCCTTCGTCCCCTCTGCCATCGCGTGCTTCGCGAGGTCAGCAGGCAGCACAAGGCGCACAGCCGTCTGCAACTCGCGAGCGCCCAGGGTCCGCTTCCGGTTCACACGCACGATCGTAGCAGCCTCTGCAGCAATGCGCTCAAACAGGTCGTTCACAAATGAGTTCACGATCTTCATCGTCCGGCTGGTCATCGACATCTGGCTGTTGATCGAGCGGAGTGAGCGGCTGACGTAGACGTTCCATGTGCGCTTGCGCTGGCGCCGcgtcttcttcgcctccttgcGCGTCTTGGCCGGTGTGCTCTTAGGAGTGGCCATCGTTCCCTTGTAGATTGTTGATGCGAGTTGCCTGAGGTAGCTTGTAGCGTGAAATCTatgcacacaccaacaaatcggaggtaacagcaccgcaatacaatgtggaagagaagaaatgaaaaaagaagtagttgcacttcaacgcacaggtaacacgagggcagcgcacgcaagtcaaaggggagaggaagattatgtgaccgcacagcaacagcagcaagcgcGGGTAACAGCTGACAGCGACTTCTTTGCCATGACACGCTGCCTTGCATAGCAGTACATAGCGCCTGCGGCCACACCGATACATACACACTGTGAAATGCGCTAGCGGTGCCAAAAGCGAATGCGAATGCCTTCATGTCAGCGCGTggaccacacgcacacacacacacacacacacacacgaaaagaacgaaggcagcggcacattccggcaaacagtgaaatctatcaccaccacaaggagagggtatggtggggggaaaataaaaaaggaatatcaaTGCCTCACCTGAGGGGCACTGAGGGATCTAATGTCAAGGTGGCAAACCAAAGGTCTCCTGATGTAGGATGTTTAGCTGGAAGCGTGTGACACAGCCTTCGTCCCCTCTGCCATCGCGTGCTTCGCGAGGTCAGCAGGCAGCACAAGGCGCACAGCCGTCTGCAACTCGCGAGCGCCCAGGGTCCGCTTCCGGTTCACACGCACGATCGTAGCAGCCTCTGCAGCAATGCGCTCAAACAGGTCGTTCACAAATGAGTTCACGATCTTCATCGTCCGGCTGGTCATCGACATCTGGCTGTTGATCGAGCGGAGTGAGCGGCTGACGTAGACGTTCCATGTGCGCTTGCGCTGGCGCCGcgtcttcttcgcctccttgcGCGTCTTGGCCGGTGTGCTCTTAGGAGTGGCCATCGTTCCCTTGTAGATTGTTGATGCGAGTTGCCTGAGGTAGCTTGTAGCGTGAAATCTatgcacacaccaacaaatcggaggtaacagcaccgcaatacaatgtggaagagaagaaatgaaaaaagaagtagttgcacttcaacgcacaggtaacacgagggcagcgcacgcaagtcaaaggggagaggaagattatgtgaccgcacagcaacagcagcaagcgcGGGTAACAGCTGACAGCGACTTCTTTGCCATGACACGCTGCCTTGCATAGCAGTACATAGCGCCTGCGGCCACACCGATACATACACACTGTGAAA
This region of Trypanosoma brucei gambiense DAL972 chromosome 10, complete sequence genomic DNA includes:
- a CDS encoding histone H2B, putative is translated as MATPKSTPAKTRKEAKKTRRQRKRTWNVYVSRSLRSINSQMSMTSRTMKIVNSFVNDLFERIAAEAATIVRVNRKRTLGARELQTAVRLVLPADLAKHAMAEGTKAVSHASS